GAAAGTTTGTTCATTAATCTGACTTATAAGTCCACTGCAAAAAGAtgaaagatgaagatgaagatgaacctGGTGCCTGCAAATTAGACCATTATAACTTTAAAATAGAAGGAACATGCTGGACTTTGTGAGAGTCTTCGCCTTGCAGCCTATCGAGGAAATTTCTTGGCATCTCTTTGAACACTAACTCACGGAGAGTAGTTGCATACTTTATCTCTTCCGGGAGCATCCGTAATCGCCCGCAACCGACAATTTGTAAACTCCTAATCTTTGGCATTGCACTTTCTTCACCTTCTAACGCTtccaaaaattccaaaaattcaAGCTCTAGAAACTCAAGTTGAGGAAAGCCATTGGGtgaaaatttcagtttctttcCAAGGAAAGAAGAACTTTTTAGTCTGAGAACAAATAGATAAGGCAGCTTCTCAAGTATCTCCATAGGATTTTTGTCAAGACGGGAATGATACAAGGTTAACTGGTTgagatttggtgggaattcaTGTGGCTCAGGCAGCTTTATTATCCCACCGCTCAGATGCAACTTAATGACATAGCGAAGAGAAGAGAGTTGAGAGAGTGATGGAAACACAACATCAGCAGACTTCAACGACAAGGAGTGGAGGCTTACAAGCTTGGctaaggaattgaaaattctTACTCTGTTTGCAGTGAAGCTTCCTTTCAATCCCAACTTTCGGAGACTGATTAAATTGGCGGGGCTGGTTTCATTCCAACTACCAATATGCATGTCTGATAGAGTCTGGAGATTTTGGAGGGTGTCAATTCGCAACTTGCCAGCAAGAAGCCGTGCATGCATGTAAAAGTGGCGTAGGCTTTTCATCTTCCATAACACATCAGGGATCTTCCCAAGACTGAAATTTTCGGCAATATCAAGAGTCTGCAGGTTAGACAAACAACCTATTTCTTCTGGAAGCTCCTTTATGGAGCTATGCTTCAATCCCAAGTACCTCAAATGGATCATTTCTCCAATTTCCCTTGGAATTGAACTCACCTTCAATTCTTCTAATTCCAGGACTCTAAGGAGTTTAAAACATGTACATATATCATAACTCGAAATTTCACATTTGATCTGATCAACTTTAAAGAAGAGGAGCGACCGGAGGTTGGGACTTGACTCTTTTAGGGAGAGAGAACCATTAGAGTAGATAGCATGGCGGCGGGCTCGAGAGAGAGCATGATAACTGGCTGGAGCTACTGTATCTAGATTCCCATGAATATATAGAAATTCCTCTGCCTTTGCCTTCGAGATGGAGAGGTCTCGCATTAAGTCGTGTAATTGGCAATGTTTCACTCTTTCATTTGCACTCCACCTCGCTACTTGAACCATATTTCTATCAATCAGCTCATTCAGATATTCCTCCGCAACGTCCTCCATCTTTCCGCCATGCTGTGGGATCAAGCCCTCTGCAATCCACATCCTAAAAAGTTTACGTGCGGAGAATAAGTAGTCCTCTGGAAATAACCCCAAgtagagaaaacaaaatttaaggTCATACGGCAAGTCATAATAGCTTAAAGCTAGTATTGCAGAGACACCATTGGGATCACGGGCTAAGAGTAAGCGGATGGTGTTTAGAACCCTTTGCCACTCACTCAGCCTTCTTTTCCTTGAAAGCATCCCCCCCACCACAATGATGGCTAGTGGTAGACCAGAACATTTCACCACAATTTCCTGCccaatttcctccaattgTGGAGGACATACTCTATCAATACTTTCGGTGAATGCTTTTCTGCATAACAACTTCCAACTGTCCTCTTGGCTTCGAAATCGCAGTTCATGGGGAAGGCTTTGGGCATCTGCATGCAGAGCAACATTGTTGTTGCGAGTTGTAAGCAATAATTTATTGCCACTGCCATCACTTGGGAAGGCCTTTGCAAGACTGTCAAAAGCGGTGGTGCTCCATATATCATCTAAAACAACCAAATAGCGTCTCCCTTGCAAAAGTTTATAGAGCATTTCCTCCAACTCTTCTTCTAACAACTTAGTCATGtcttttgttcttgttgcAACTTGTTTTATAATGCTCTGCAGTATGTCTCTTGTTCTAAACTGTTGGGATACGTAAACCCAAGCACGGCAATCAAAAAAAGTTTGAACATCACCATGATTATAGACTTCTTTAGCACAAGTGGTCTTACCGATACCACCCATGCCTACTATTGAAATTGCTCGCCATTGATCCTCCAGGACAAGGCGTGCCACCAGAGTAGCTATATCTTCCTCCAGACCAACAATATCCTTATCCTGACCACGAGGAGTTGTTCGCCGCAGCTTCAGTAGCCTTTCATTGGCAATGGCATGACTGGTTCCGTCTCCGATACTTCTTATGCCATATGCTTCATGGCTGATGGCAATGTCAGAGATTCTTGTGCGGATAGCTGCAAGGTCCTTCCCAATTTTGGTACGCGCTTTGAGAGTGGAAGCATATCTGTATAAAAAGTTCCGCTTCTTGTACTTGAAGGATTCAATTTTTAAGATATGTGTGTCAATGAGGTCTTCAGCATCATAAGCAAGATTTCTGACATCAGAAACCCAATTACGTACCTGTAAATCGCTTTCTTGCTTTGCATCCGcatcttttaaaaaacactGCATCCGCTTCAGTTCATCTCTCAGCCGCTGGATTTCTGGACGGACATCCTTGGGAAAATGGATTTCAGCAAGTACATCAGCAACCCtttctaaaacaaaaataacagcAGCTTCTGCCATGTTGTGTTCGACAGAAAAACAGATAAGCTAATTAGACCTTGTTTGAAATTACAGAGGAACGGAATGGGGAAAAatgtgtttgtttggttttggctCCTTGTTTATTGTAGCGTATTTGGATGATTTGGCTGCAACCCAGTTTCCTTGAAGTTGTTGGCATTGCAGGTTGCAATGCAACCCAGTTCATTGTTTAGTATTTTCCACGAAACTTAGGAGAAGCTCGGTACAGTGTATATCATTGTCAACTCGGtactccatttcacaacgcGGACATGAAGACTTAATTGCTTGCAcgagtcttcttctttcctttgtcAACATCATAAGAAAAGCCAAGGAAATAACTTCAGTGGGTTCTTCATTCTAGTGGATGAGCAAAGAGCATGCAGCTACCGACTATTGGACTTGCTAGtcaaagataataatgacAGAAAAAACTGGTGCAACAGTTTCAGTGAAAACTGGTAAAGAATTAACACAaacaagaggaaaaagaaaagcagtccacttaaattttctctctcttctctgcatGATCTTATTGAGAACCGGCCAGAAAAAATTCTCCGAAGATGTGAAAATtggttaaaaattaaaattgaattacgcgtatgtttttctttagaaagtaaagaccTTTCGTCACAAATTCACAAAAGCAAATACCTGGTCTTCTTGTAAGTTTCACccagttttttatttctttgctttaCAGGCGCCTTTCATatcctcttctcttctttgaacctgattaaaaataaaaatcttagAAAATTTGTTCATAGAAATTTGGTTTTGGTACCCAAATATTTTAGTATTCCAAAAATGGATTTTAGCCTCGAAACTTAAATCCAAGTTACAACGTGATTCGATAACATCAACTTCTTGTTGGAGTTTGATTGAAATACATGAACTTACAAGAAGAGAAAGTATCTACTCCTTAGTAGGCTTATGGTTAGGATTTGAGGCTCGAGAAATATTTTGGAACAAATTCGGaagctagggtttttggttcgagacttggatttacccaaactaattttgtattaaaaaaattataaaaaagtccacaaaataatttaaaataattaattactatttattaagtaatttatgaaatcaataaattatttaaatattcactaaagaaataataattaaaacataattactaattcaagtaattaaaaaagattaagctattacttaattacacaTATTAAACTAAAGAAGTTGGAAAAAGagagtaaagaaactaattttatatgtttaaaatttaaactttaaaaataaaaataaaataaaaaaccagaaacctctcccgacgaaaatCCTTCTGTATAGGTCTATTTCAACGACATTTGTCAGATTAGACCTCTCTCAACGAAATTTACGTCTACTGACGAAACATCATCAGGAGAGGTCTAATATGACAAATTTGGCCGGGACgggaaatatattttttaaaaataaatattagtttACTATCTTTAGGTCCaataaattctatttttagtaattaaataataactcagccttatttattatttaattactttcatgtgtaattatattttaattattaattctttagtgaataattaactttataaattaataaaatatttaaatactaattattcactaagtaaataataactaaaacataactactaaataaagtaattaaagctgtgcggctatactattaaaattattctatttaaagaatatagccgcgcggctatacggctataatattctatttatagattacagccgcgcggctatactcttatCAAGGAAGGAAAATGGATGGACATAGAACCATGTGCTGAAAGTCTTGTGGTGAACATAGGGGACTTGATGCAAACATGGAGCAATGGAAAGTTAAGGTCATCTGAGCACAGGGTTGTTTTAAAGCAATGCGTTACATGAAGTGGTAAGAGAAGGGAATCTAAGAGTCTATAAGCCATTTATTCGTGTAGGTTCAGAGAAAGCAATGAGGAAGGCAAGTTTGAGAAAGTTGGCTTCACTGTAAAAGAGTTTGCTGGAAATACAGGTTGAACATTGTTTAAAATTAGTACAGACGAATAAATGGACAATAAAACTGATGAAATCATAGAGCCAGTGTGATTTATGCTTGGCACAACCAACAGTCAAACATTACAAAAATCATGAACAGGAGGATGGCTATGCTCTCTGTTGGCGCACGTTTTGGGGGCATCTGAACCCTACACAAGTCAACACCTTTCTGTAAGCATCAAACCACCTGCAACTTTATTTACATTTCAATTTTCgaccaaaataaatttagaaatatatagatatatcCTCTCCTCTGTTTGGTTTATGCAAACATAacatttattaaaaagaaaaaaaataataacttgCGAGATCTTCCAAATTGGAGCCATTTAAAACATAAACGAAATCTAAGAAGTCAAtagtgctaaaatatgaatatggtttgaatactttgagttgttctttattcttctccataaggaggtatatataagagtttacatATGAAGgttttacaaggaattagatataGTAAAGAATTAAGAAAGTATCTCCTACttgtacaatgatttatcatttatataaaaaataggaaaataaatcctttaattaatcaaggaagtaaatctccttgattaattaggagactcacgtcaacaaaTAATACCCTCTTTTTTACCATAGTACcattatatacatacatacttaCATATAAATAGGTATAGGTACACTTCCACTTCTTTGTTCTCAGTCTCACGTCCGCGAGTTTATGCATCTAATTAACAAGTTGGAGACAAAAATGTCGAGCCGCGGCGTCACATTAACCCTCATCATGAtcactctcttcctctctaCAGCATCTGGTGATTCTCATGTGAGTATAATCTATTATCCCACATATTCAGCTAATCGTTTTTGTTAACCCCTCTAATCTTCGGTAGAAATTCCTCCATATCTCAATTCTCAATCATTTATGAAttatggcatgtttacttacAAGTAATATGAATATATACGAATATGTTATAacattttatgttattttcgATTTGAATATGTTATATATGCGTATATATATCTCAACAGCATATGAATTTTTATTGGATCTTGATATGCAGGACAAATGTGTGTACACCATTTACATAAAAACAGGGTCACTCATGAAGGCTGGTACAGACTCTAAGATAAGCCTGAGCCTTGGAGACTTCTCGGGGAGCTCAGTATGGGTGCCGGATCTTGAGTCATGGGGCCTAATGAGCCCATACCATGATTACTTTGAGCGTGGCAATCTAGACGTATTTAGTGTACGTGGTCGATGCATGGATGGACCCGTTTGCAGGCTCAGCCTCACATGCGATGGGTCCGGGGCTCACCCGGGCTGGTACTGCGACCACGTGGAGGTCGCCGCCACGGGACCTGACACTGGATGTTCGAAATCCATGTTTTATGTTCAACAATGGTTGTCTAGTGATGTTCCTCCATTTGAGCTCACTGCTAGTGTTGATGCGTGTAATCCCTGGAATATTAATGCTGTTGCGGATGAGCAGGAGAAATGTGGGAAGTTTGTTGTGGTCAATCCCGCAAGATATGAATAATTATATGACCATTTCAAtgaggagggagggagggagggagggttGAGAGATATTTGgtgctttgttttgttgggAATTAATTCGATGTTATGGATCCGTTAATGTTTTAGTTCCTAACTTGTATTGCTGGGCTCTTTTGTTCCTAAATTCTTTCATGAAATTATGTTACCAATCACTAACAAGTTTTTGTTAGGACCAAGACATGAAATGAGAATAAAGAACCTCAATCATATTTTCGGTGTTGCCATTAGATCAACAATTCATTTTTAGCATTATATCACTCACTAAGATTAAGAACTAATTACAAATTACTTTGTAATTGTATTATaaactttttaatttaatattttttttgatcGTACTTATAAATTAAGGTCTACTTGATGAGCTACTACAAGAAGCTCGATACATTTGTTTCAATTATTCCGTTGATTGAATCGttgaaaaaagtgaaattttgTAATGTATTAGGACATCTTATTACATTCACCACAGCACGAATTCAATGAATTTTGATACTATTCTAACGTATTTTATATGTAAATGCAAAACCAGGAAAAAAGGATTTATATTTATGGATATTTGGAAAAAATCTAACCGTCGTTTAAAGACAGAATATAAACTCGATGTCAAATTCTAATTGTCGTTTAAAGACGGAAACTTCGATCTTGCCTTTGCAGTTCTTTACTTATTGGGCCGGGCCTTGGTTGTTCGTTTTATTTCCCCCGGATCACAATTGGATCTATCCTATAAATACTTGGATACGCATCGTCCCGCTCTTGTTTaccaaaccaaaattttcGTCTTTCGAGCGCATTCGCATCTGGAGCTCTGGCACTCGAAACTCGAAGCTTCTCCAATCTCAAGCCATGGAGACTCTCCaatcaaaccctaaccctCCTCCAATCGAAGCCCTAGATCCTCAACCCCCTACTTTCTCTAATCTGTCTTCTGAAACTGTACCCTCCTACGATCTcaaacctcctcctcctccggaAACCCTAGTCTCAGATTATAAGGACCCATCTCCACCACCTccctctgaaaccctagcttCCAATGCTCAAAACCCCGCCCAAATTCCCCAGACTGGTACTGAGAATGGTAATTCAAACGACGGCAGCAAGACGCTTGCTCTCAGGCCCGATATCCAAAAGCCGCTGCTGTCGGAGAATGGATTGACCAACACCCATAGTGGCACCGACAGAGATGGCTCCGGTGGGGAGGAGGAGACGACGAGCAGGCGCCGCCGCCGCAGCCGGTGGGACCCTCAGCCCGAGTCAGACAACCAGAGTGGTGGCGGCGAGTCGGGTAGCGGCCCGAGGAAGAGGAAGTCGCGGTGGGCGGATGAGGAGCCGAAGCCGGTGATTCAGCTACCGGATTTCATGGGAGGTATTGAGTTTGATCCAGAAATTCAAGCTTTGAATAGTAGGCTTCTTGAGATTAGTCGAATGCTGTCTTCGGGTTTACCTTTGGATGATCGTCCCGAAGGTGCCCGGTCTCCTTCACCGGAACCTATATATGATAATATGGGAATTAGGATTAATACCAGAGAGTTCCGTGCCCGTGAGAGGTTGAACAAAGAGAGACAGGAAATTATTGCTCAGATTATTAAGAGGAACCCTGCGTTTAAGCCTCCAGCTGATTACAGGCCGCCTAAGCTTCAGAAGAAGCTTTACATACCAATGAAAGAATATCCGGGTTATAATTTTATTGGTCTTATCATTGGCCCGAGGGGTAATACCCAGAAGAGGATGGAGAAAGAAACTGGTGCAAAAATTGTCATTAGGGGTAAAGGGTCGGTGAAAGAGGGTAGGCTGCAACAGAAAAGGGATTTAAAACCTGACCCTTCTGAGAATGAGGACTTGCATGTTTTGGTTGAGGCGGATACGCAAGACGCACTTGATGCTGCGGCTGGGATGGTGGAGAAGCTCTTGCAGCCTGTGGATGAGGTGTTGAATGAGCATAAGAGGCAACAACTTAGGGAACTTGCGGCCTTGAATGGGACAATAAGGGATGAGGAGTATTGTAGATTGTGTGGTGAACCGGGGCACCGTCAATATGCATGTCCATCACGGACTTCGACCTTTAAGAGTGATGTTCTTTGTAAGATATGTGGTGATGGTGGGCATCCAACCATTGATTGTCCAGTGAAGGGTACAACTGGGAAGAAAATGGACGATGAGTATCAGAACTTTTTGGCTGAGTTAGGTGGGACAGTTCCTGAATCTGCAACTAAGCAGACCAGTACATTGGCCCTTGGCCCAGGCAATAGTTCAGTAAGCAATCCTCCTTGGGCTAACAGCGCTGGGAGTGCTAGCAGTGCATCATCACATCCAGGCTTGGGATCAGTTGGAATCAAGCCTACCAAGGAATACGATGACACAAATTTGTACATCGGATACTTGCCACCTActcttgatgatgatggtttGATCCGATTGTTTTCACCTTTTGGTGATATTGTGATGGCCAAAGTTATTAGGGACCGGATTACCGGATTGAGTAAAGGTTATGGTTTTGTGAAGTATGCAGACGTTCAAATGGCTAATAATGCTATTGCAAGCATGAACGGTTTTCGCCTGGATCAGCGAACCATTGCTGTCAGAGTTGCTGGCAAGCCTCCACAGCCTGCTGTGCCTCCTGGACCTCCAGCATCGACAATGCCCACGTACCCTGTCTCTCTCCAGCCTGTTGGTGCCTATCCATCCCAGCAATTTACCCCAGGTGGTCCTCTTGGGAATGCACCACCTACTAGCTATGCGGGTACTCCTGTTCCATGGGGACCCCCTGTTCCTCCTCCTTATGCTCCCtatgctcctcctcctcctcctccccccGGTTCAACCATGTATCCTCCACCCATGCAGGGTCAACATGTGGCTGCTTACGGTGCACGATACCCTCCTCCCCCTGGTGCACCATCTCAACCGGTGACCTCTAGTGAAGCACAACAGAATTATCCCCCTCCGGGAGTTCAATCTGAAAACAGTACCTCTATGCAATCTGTACCAACTAATATGTACGGGGGCTCAGCAATGCCACCAAATGGCCAACATTCTTATCCTGCATCTTCGTATGGTTACTCATCTTACTACAATGCAGttccaccacctcctcctcccccGGCCCCTGTACCTGGATCAACTGCAGACCAATCCCAGAGCATTGGTAATGTGCCATGGGCCACAAATCCTCCGGTTCCTCCTCCAGCTTCTTCCACAGAGAAGACAGCCTATGGTGCAGATGCAGAGTATGAGAAGTTCATGGCGGAAATGAAATGATGCGGTCCCTCGGTATTACTCCGAGTTGATAGGTATGCACTGCACATTTTTGTTTCACTATTGGTTCTAGAAATTATTTTTGGTATCCTTTGGATGATTAATTTTTGCTTTGCCCATACGTTCATCCACTTGAACTAGCTGGGTCATccatttctacaaaaaattgaaccggtaaaaaaaaaaaaaagcccctCAACTATAGAGACTTTTATATCTGGGACTCAGAAGGAGTTTATAACttcctcactctctctcttgctcttTCCTGCTTATGTGAGTGGGTGGGTGAATGATGTGTATTGTCTTTTGATTTACTTtatagtttttgaattttttttatttttgttttacaaCGGGACTTTCACTTGGTCTTTTCTATATATGAAGGTTGTTTACGGAAAACAGATGATCATGCCATCATTGTAAGTATGTGATTCCCCAGGATAGTTCTGGATATCTATCCCTGGCTCTTGCACAGTTGTGGTTCTCATTTTGTTAAGTAATGTCACCGATTTATTCTAATGTGTGACAGAAGCTAACATGAGCCCCCCTTCACCTCCCCTCTGGCtggaaaggaagaaatattttataaCGAATACATTTTCTTAGtgctgtttcttttttgttttgttgtatcACCCTGAAAGGCCTTGTTATGCAGGGATGTCTTAAAGACGCATGGATAGGATTACATTTATAGTTTCCATTCTTATTCTGGGAGGAGttacatattcatattttatctATTGTCAATTCGCACTTACATGAAGTCACTGCATAATTCATTTATATGTTGCTTTTACAGTACTTGACATTTCTCCATTGCCATTATGTAAAATTTTGACAGGACTGATGTTTCTTGGAGCTCTTGTGAACCTGATTTCTTACCTCTTGCCATGACTTTGTTGAAGTTTGGGACTCACATCTTTAACCTTGCTGTAATGTTATGACCTTTGCAGAGACTTGGGCTGGAACTTCAGTTGATCGGTTTCATGTTGGAAAAGTCATTTTTAAACAATATGATTCGTTTTATTTGGGAGCTTATGTTGcacgtaatttttttttattttgctggTTTCTTACTAATGTCTCTGTTTCCAAGTTCAGTCTGAACGCCCACTATTTGGCACTGATGGTTTATGATGTTATGTTGATTTAGTGGGTTGCATAACTAGTTTGCTGTTTGCCCTAACTGTTTTGTCTCTCTAGTTTTTAttgtaattcaatttttaccTTGAGGACCCTAAGTTTTTCCGACTGCCATGGTGCTGAAGCTGCTCCAATGATGCAGTTATCATTCCATTTTAGAAGGTAATCATGCCTCACAACTTGACATTCTCGGTAGGTGGAAGATGTGCCGTcttatgtttttcttataTTAATTGCATTTCCATATGATACAATGGGATTTGATGTCCTTTTCCAGTTTTTCTTTCGCAGGTAAAAGAAACCATTCCTAATTGGTTATAgcttattttttaatgtccAGAATTTTGGTGATGTCTATGGTTTTGGCTTCATTAATTTTTACAATTGTATTGGCATCTTTAAAAACCTAACTCCTGATTATAGCCTATATTGTGAAGCTTAGTGTTGCTATGTTTTGTTGAGGTAGAAGGAGGTCCATGTCAGTATGTTCGAAATAGTCCATATCGGTGTATTCGAAATGATCCATGTTGTTGCAATTAGAAGAGAGGCTTAGGCTACAATggatttttgttggttttgggATGAACAATGGCTGATAAATAGTTTATTGCAGTAGATTTTTTCTGCCAACAGTTTTTGATATCCTGCAACTATGCTGATGAGGATTGGGGTAAGGAGTTGGGTTGTAGCATTTTGACAGACTAGTTGTTAGATTTTAAGTTTCTGATTATAACTGTGCCCTGGGGCTGGAGATTTTAAGTAAAACATTTTCCAATTAAGGCTCTTGGACTCATTGGCCTCTTTGCCATGTGCATCTAAGGTCCTTTTCTCTTTGCCCCAATAGTTTTGTAATCCAGTTGAGTGGGTGATTTGTGATTGATTGGTTACTGTTTTCAAGGGTGGGACAACAAAATAGCTGACTGGTTGGGATGGTGGGTTTAAGTTccttttgtttgcattttcgGTCAGCAGTTTAAAGCATGAGTCAAAACTCAGTGCTTGGCTTTGGTTGCTATTTTTTTCTAATCTGGTTTCCGCCCTGATTTAAATGAAGAGAGGAGTTACATTTCaacttttctcttccttttatttttcttttacttcttattcttttatgtttctttttactCTCTTCTTGTCACTTAAATGGAAATTTATACTGTTCTACGTTCTCTATGGCAATTGCTGTCTAAATGAATCCAGCTTAGGAAGTCAAAACCCTCAATGGACCGGTTTTTTCAAATCCTATGAGATGATTGTTTTTGTGAGATTTTCTTACACCAATCACTAATTAGCAACTATGAATGCCTTTACATCTATATCGATTATTTTGACATGTGATTTGTGTATGTGTACAGTAAGAGTGTGCTTGTATAGGAATTTACATCTTAATTGTGTCTTGAACATTTGAACAAACTGACGGCCTacagaatttttgttttaatcccTGACATGCGTGGCCTCCATCAATGGTGAATTACTAACCCTGTCTGCAGATGAGCATTCACATGACTCGgacttagttaatttttcaGGTTAAGTGATGTATCGAAGTTGAGTTGATCAACCACTGAATGTGATGTTCACAATGCTAATGCAAttgtgtataatatatactaGGCAGTGAGCATTTACTTTTACAGGGTATTTCATTATCAAATTTATGCAAGGCGGATGCTGTTTCTAGCTTTGCGGATCCTCTTGGATGAAGCCACTAGATAAGATACACCACAATTATAGTGCACTTTCGAGTTAAATTCACAGCCCAAAATGGCCTTCTTAGAATCATGTTTCTCTTCTTGCCAGGCTTGGGGCTGTCAATGGGCAGGCAAATTGTGAATCTTGTAGGCTGCTCTTGTACAATCACAGCAATATTAACCAGTTTTCTAAAAGTTCTGGCTTCATTCTCAGCTTTTACTTGAACGTTCAAACCCTGTTTGTTATTTCAAGTGGCCAGCCTGGTATTCGTAGGAAATGAAATGGTATGGCAGCCTATTCTGAGATGTATTGCGTCTATAATGCGCGGTTTATAGTAGAATGAGAGATTGGATCCTACCCATAATTTGAATTGAACTTGGAATTTACCACCCCTCAACTTTTAAACCGGCTGGGGTTGGGTTGAAGTGAAGACACTTTCAAATAGGTTGGAGGTTCGTAATTTTTTCAACAGTTTCTATTGCTTTGTTAAATAATACAAGCGTGAAATAAATCATTCGTAATCAAGCAAGCGTTTAACCCGAACGGGTTTTAACTTCACCACCTTTTCATTTCCATGCAGTTTTATTGCTATGCAAGTTCAGGATGTTGCAGAGAATCGTAGCTGCACCATGGTAGATTTCTAGTGGCAAGAAAAAGAGccccaaaagagaaaaaacaaaaaccaaaaaccaaaaaggggCTCCACATGAATTCACTCATGGAGCTGCCAAGAAAATCATTTTCTAGTAGTGAACCCTAATTCTTTCACCATGAATATTAGAAACTACTAGAACGGCTTGTTATGGTGATGACTGAGGGGCTAGTGAAACCACTCGAGATGCTCGCCTTCCTCATTAATCTTTTGGGCACCATTtagtttgccatagaaatctgacgagaaataaaaatatgtcCACTCATTTGCCATAGTAAAGACAATGGCTGttactattcacataaatagtGGAGTTTTTGCAAAAGGCTTGTTGTATTTCCATCCATTGCCATGACAACCCAAGGACAACCACTATTAACATGAGATATGATGAGAGGAATTTATATGGTGTTTTGATAtgggaagtgaagaatattgctacgtatttatttaaaaaaattctggaaattttggtaattttttagattttttttaataaaaaattttgttACTAACTTCAGCAGCCCCCAAGCACGAGCTCGGGCTCATTTTGTCTTTAGACTGGCTCGGTTTATTGGGACCCCTCCTGCCCGGGCTTCAGCAGCCCGCTGAAGT
Above is a window of Prunus persica cultivar Lovell chromosome G2, Prunus_persica_NCBIv2, whole genome shotgun sequence DNA encoding:
- the LOC109947704 gene encoding probable disease resistance RPP8-like protein 2; the encoded protein is MAEAAVIFVLERVADVLAEIHFPKDVRPEIQRLRDELKRMQCFLKDADAKQESDLQVRNWVSDVRNLAYDAEDLIDTHILKIESFKYKKRNFLYRYASTLKARTKIGKDLAAIRTRISDIAISHEAYGIRSIGDGTSHAIANERLLKLRRTTPRGQDKDIVGLEEDIATLVARLVLEDQWRAISIVGMGGIGKTTCAKEVYNHGDVQTFFDCRAWVYVSQQFRTRDILQSIIKQVATRTKDMTKLLEEELEEMLYKLLQGRRYLVVLDDIWSTTAFDSLAKAFPSDGSGNKLLLTTRNNNVALHADAQSLPHELRFRSQEDSWKLLCRKAFTESIDRVCPPQLEEIGQEIVVKCSGLPLAIIVVGGMLSRKRRLSEWQRVLNTIRLLLARDPNGVSAILALSYYDLPYDLKFCFLYLGLFPEDYLFSARKLFRMWIAEGLIPQHGGKMEDVAEEYLNELIDRNMVQVARWSANERVKHCQLHDLMRDLSISKAKAEEFLYIHGNLDTVAPASYHALSRARRHAIYSNGSLSLKESSPNLRSLLFFKVDQIKCEISSYDICTCFKLLRVLELEELKVSSIPREIGEMIHLRYLGLKHSSIKELPEEIGCLSNLQTLDIAENFSLGKIPDVLWKMKSLRHFYMHARLLAGKLRIDTLQNLQTLSDMHIGSWNETSPANLISLRKLGLKGSFTANRVRIFNSLAKLVSLHSLSLKSADVVFPSLSQLSSLRYVIKLHLSGGIIKLPEPHEFPPNLNQLTLYHSRLDKNPMEILEKLPYLFVLRLKSSSFLGKKLKFSPNGFPQLEFLELEFLEFLEALEGEESAMPKIRSLQIVGCGRLRMLPEEIKYATTLRELVFKEMPRNFLDRLQGEDSHKVQHVPSILKL
- the LOC109947452 gene encoding PLAT domain-containing protein 3-like, which gives rise to MSSRGVTLTLIMITLFLSTASGDSHDKCVYTIYIKTGSLMKAGTDSKISLSLGDFSGSSVWVPDLESWGLMSPYHDYFERGNLDVFSVRGRCMDGPVCRLSLTCDGSGAHPGWYCDHVEVAATGPDTGCSKSMFYVQQWLSSDVPPFELTASVDACNPWNINAVADEQEKCGKFVVVNPARYE
- the LOC18784938 gene encoding branchpoint-bridging protein; translation: METLQSNPNPPPIEALDPQPPTFSNLSSETVPSYDLKPPPPPETLVSDYKDPSPPPPSETLASNAQNPAQIPQTGTENGNSNDGSKTLALRPDIQKPLLSENGLTNTHSGTDRDGSGGEEETTSRRRRRSRWDPQPESDNQSGGGESGSGPRKRKSRWADEEPKPVIQLPDFMGGIEFDPEIQALNSRLLEISRMLSSGLPLDDRPEGARSPSPEPIYDNMGIRINTREFRARERLNKERQEIIAQIIKRNPAFKPPADYRPPKLQKKLYIPMKEYPGYNFIGLIIGPRGNTQKRMEKETGAKIVIRGKGSVKEGRLQQKRDLKPDPSENEDLHVLVEADTQDALDAAAGMVEKLLQPVDEVLNEHKRQQLRELAALNGTIRDEEYCRLCGEPGHRQYACPSRTSTFKSDVLCKICGDGGHPTIDCPVKGTTGKKMDDEYQNFLAELGGTVPESATKQTSTLALGPGNSSVSNPPWANSAGSASSASSHPGLGSVGIKPTKEYDDTNLYIGYLPPTLDDDGLIRLFSPFGDIVMAKVIRDRITGLSKGYGFVKYADVQMANNAIASMNGFRLDQRTIAVRVAGKPPQPAVPPGPPASTMPTYPVSLQPVGAYPSQQFTPGGPLGNAPPTSYAGTPVPWGPPVPPPYAPYAPPPPPPPGSTMYPPPMQGQHVAAYGARYPPPPGAPSQPVTSSEAQQNYPPPGVQSENSTSMQSVPTNMYGGSAMPPNGQHSYPASSYGYSSYYNAVPPPPPPPAPVPGSTADQSQSIGNVPWATNPPVPPPASSTEKTAYGADAEYEKFMAEMK